The following proteins are co-located in the Bacillus mesophilus genome:
- a CDS encoding YuzL family protein produces MSKRKSDPSKGPLNSPNVEGQGTTTTETGSVTRDSARKKTKRQ; encoded by the coding sequence ATGTCTAAACGCAAAAGTGATCCTTCGAAGGGACCATTAAACTCTCCTAATGTTGAAGGTCAAGGTACTACTACAACTGAGACAGGCTCTGTAACACGTGACTCTGCACGTAAAAAGACTAAAAGACAATAA
- a CDS encoding molybdenum cofactor guanylyltransferase: protein MGKTVGIILSGGESRRFGKPKAFATYEGTPFWEQSYLALKDTTDAQLIVSHETLAEEFSNHTSLPIILDDPSVRGKGPMAGIYSGMKETEADWYVVLSCDIPAIQKEVIFKLLSYRQSSVDAIIPVINERFQPLVGIYHSSTLPVMKELLEHNNFRVISLLEQVNTLYLSETELRVEPLLFQNINDQDAYQQLINKRNTD from the coding sequence ATGGGAAAAACAGTTGGGATCATTCTATCTGGTGGTGAGTCTAGACGATTTGGAAAGCCAAAAGCCTTTGCGACGTATGAAGGAACCCCTTTTTGGGAGCAATCTTATTTGGCACTAAAAGATACAACAGACGCTCAATTGATTGTTAGCCATGAAACATTAGCTGAGGAGTTTTCAAACCACACCAGCTTACCTATCATTTTAGACGATCCTTCAGTAAGGGGAAAAGGACCGATGGCAGGGATCTATTCAGGAATGAAAGAAACTGAGGCTGACTGGTATGTAGTCTTATCTTGTGATATTCCTGCTATACAAAAGGAGGTCATTTTTAAGCTGCTTTCTTATAGGCAATCTTCAGTAGATGCAATTATTCCTGTTATAAATGAACGTTTTCAACCTTTAGTTGGAATATATCATTCATCAACATTGCCAGTAATGAAAGAACTTCTAGAACATAATAATTTTCGGGTCATATCATTGCTAGAACAGGTTAATACCTTATATTTATCAGAAACGGAGTTAAGGGTTGAACCTCTACTCTTTCAAAATATTAATGATCAGGACGCCTATCAGCAGTTAATAAATAAAAGAAACACCGACTGA
- a CDS encoding class I SAM-dependent methyltransferase, translating to MIITTSSRANRSLVEHAHQLAKEWNESFQSRGRDSIQDIQEKFSEEVLVVGKNRIELFIPGEDQPIFFHPNSAMFRIKRLISGGHDPFVEACQLSKGMSLLDCTLGLGSDSIVASYAVGKSGQVTSIEGNKTLANLVKTGLKTWESQIPEMDDAMRAIQIQHTPYQKFLTKSDDKSFDIIYFDPMFEESIEQSVGLLGVKKLALYDDLSEQTIIEAKRVARKRIVLKDHWKSIRFEKHGFTPIRRKSANFHYGVIELE from the coding sequence ATGATTATCACAACATCATCAAGAGCAAATCGTTCATTAGTGGAACATGCTCATCAATTAGCAAAAGAGTGGAATGAATCTTTTCAAAGTCGTGGAAGGGACTCTATCCAAGATATTCAAGAAAAGTTTTCTGAGGAAGTATTAGTTGTGGGTAAAAATCGTATCGAGTTGTTCATCCCAGGTGAAGATCAACCTATTTTTTTTCATCCTAATTCAGCAATGTTCCGAATTAAAAGACTAATCAGTGGAGGTCATGATCCATTTGTTGAGGCCTGTCAGCTTTCAAAAGGGATGAGTTTACTTGACTGTACATTGGGGCTTGGTTCTGATTCTATTGTTGCCAGTTATGCTGTCGGGAAAAGTGGTCAAGTAACAAGTATTGAGGGAAATAAAACATTAGCTAACTTGGTTAAAACAGGTCTTAAGACTTGGGAAAGTCAAATACCTGAGATGGATGATGCGATGAGAGCAATACAGATTCAACATACTCCTTATCAAAAGTTTTTGACTAAGAGTGATGATAAGTCTTTTGATATTATTTATTTTGATCCTATGTTTGAGGAATCCATTGAACAATCGGTTGGGTTATTAGGTGTAAAGAAGCTTGCGTTATATGATGATCTTTCTGAGCAGACAATCATCGAGGCAAAAAGAGTCGCTAGAAAGCGCATTGTTCTAAAGGATCACTGGAAAAGTATTCGTTTTGAGAAGCATGGGTTTACACCAATTCGGAGGAAAAGTGCTAACTTTCATTATGGTGTAATTGAACTAGAGTAA
- a CDS encoding GNAT family N-acetyltransferase — MDVKIEVLLEEDEKFSSYLHEKIKEYNNEHSIHHKEVRKKEAVQPINIIVSDLDGVCIGGLHADVYWDWVEINDLWFCKEYRGRGLGSTILNKAEKTAKEKGAKKALLTTFEFQARAFYESKGYEIVGEVKDYPPGSSFYTMVKTLL; from the coding sequence ATGGATGTAAAGATAGAGGTTTTGTTGGAGGAAGACGAAAAGTTTTCCTCCTACTTACATGAAAAAATTAAAGAATACAATAATGAGCACTCCATACATCATAAAGAAGTACGAAAAAAAGAAGCGGTGCAGCCTATAAATATCATCGTTTCAGATCTCGATGGAGTTTGTATAGGTGGCTTACATGCAGACGTTTATTGGGATTGGGTTGAAATTAATGATCTCTGGTTTTGTAAAGAGTACAGAGGTAGAGGTTTAGGTAGTACTATTTTAAATAAAGCCGAAAAAACAGCTAAAGAAAAGGGTGCTAAAAAGGCGCTATTGACTACTTTTGAATTTCAAGCCCGTGCTTTTTATGAATCAAAAGGTTATGAAATTGTAGGTGAGGTAAAAGATTATCCTCCAGGAAGTAGTTTTTATACAATGGTAAAAACACTACTTTAA
- a CDS encoding peptidoglycan-binding protein, with amino-acid sequence MNKRNGVGGALVLSTMAAGFMLLGPEKASAAEGPPAISNNEAEKVNQTLRYGHKGMSVKSLQLELKALQFYTGKVDGVYGSDTQAAIKEFQFVHHIKVDGVAGPMTLRRLYFTNEAKTYQQFTSTKLLSGDKGTQVVQVQEKLQKLGYYGYSVDGIFGPLTKDAITHYQQRYGIKADGVAGPDTLKHLFANQNVKGKTIVSKKLHVEGKKIVSKKVKNETTHSVDASVMGVAKQLVGTPYKWGGTTPSGFDCSGFLQYVYAKKGFSIPRTVSDIWNFAVSVSKPSVGDLVFYQTYKKGPSHAGIYLGNGQFIHSGSKGVTISKMNTSYWQQRYLGSKRIVQYN; translated from the coding sequence ATGAATAAGCGAAATGGGGTGGGAGGAGCACTAGTACTCTCAACAATGGCTGCAGGTTTTATGCTACTTGGACCTGAAAAAGCAAGCGCAGCAGAAGGCCCTCCCGCAATTTCCAATAATGAAGCTGAAAAGGTCAATCAAACTCTTCGGTATGGTCATAAAGGAATGTCTGTAAAATCACTTCAGTTAGAATTAAAAGCCTTGCAATTTTATACAGGAAAAGTTGATGGGGTATACGGTTCAGACACCCAAGCAGCGATCAAAGAATTTCAGTTTGTTCATCACATAAAGGTTGACGGGGTTGCTGGCCCAATGACGTTAAGAAGGCTTTACTTTACCAACGAGGCCAAAACCTATCAGCAATTCACTTCAACAAAGCTACTAAGTGGCGATAAAGGAACACAAGTTGTTCAAGTTCAGGAAAAGCTTCAGAAGCTTGGCTATTATGGTTATTCTGTTGATGGAATTTTTGGTCCATTAACAAAGGATGCGATTACCCATTATCAGCAAAGATATGGAATAAAGGCAGACGGGGTTGCTGGCCCAGACACATTGAAGCATCTATTTGCTAACCAAAATGTCAAAGGTAAAACGATTGTTTCAAAGAAACTGCACGTAGAAGGAAAGAAAATCGTCTCTAAAAAGGTTAAGAACGAGACTACTCATTCAGTTGACGCTTCCGTTATGGGTGTAGCAAAACAGCTAGTTGGTACTCCTTATAAATGGGGTGGGACGACTCCTAGTGGATTTGATTGTAGTGGATTCCTTCAGTACGTATATGCTAAAAAGGGCTTTTCCATTCCAAGAACCGTTAGTGATATCTGGAATTTTGCTGTTTCCGTTTCGAAACCTAGTGTAGGGGATCTCGTCTTTTACCAGACCTATAAAAAAGGCCCTTCTCACGCAGGCATTTATCTAGGTAATGGACAATTTATTCACTCAGGTTCAAAGGGTGTTACCATTAGTAAAATGAACACATCCTACTGGCAACAAAGATATCTTGGTTCAAAGAGAATTGTTCAATATAATTAA
- a CDS encoding conserved virulence factor C family protein: MKIKSIEPTPSPNTMKVILDQELKSNERNNYTKKNQEEAPEIIQAILAIEGVKGVYHVADFLALERNSKFNWQDILAEVRQVFGEEEKVESAEKQVNETYGEVKVHLQMFKGIPMQIKLSDGMAEKRVGLPERFKKAAMEAESSSSNLVMEREWKEQGIRYGEMDEIGTEVAEEIAAAYAQERLNRLVTLAHSDQNTITQRKTYQVTVEMLNDGDWTNRYAHLEQMNPTEADLPVLEKALEDEKASIRRLATVYLGMIESETVLPLLFKALNDSSVTVRRTAGDCLSDIGNKKAIGPMMDALKDKNKLVRWRAAMFLFEEGDETALPALKEAQDDPEFEVSMQIKIAIERIEGGEEAKGSVWKQMTESRKGS; encoded by the coding sequence ATGAAGATAAAATCTATTGAACCAACTCCTAGTCCTAATACGATGAAGGTTATTCTTGATCAAGAGTTAAAAAGTAATGAACGAAACAACTATACAAAGAAAAATCAGGAGGAAGCTCCCGAAATTATTCAGGCAATATTAGCAATTGAAGGGGTTAAAGGGGTGTATCATGTTGCCGATTTCCTAGCCCTCGAACGAAATTCTAAATTTAATTGGCAGGATATTCTCGCAGAGGTTCGCCAGGTTTTCGGGGAAGAAGAAAAAGTAGAATCTGCTGAAAAACAGGTCAATGAAACGTATGGAGAAGTAAAGGTTCATCTTCAAATGTTTAAGGGAATCCCGATGCAAATTAAACTGTCTGATGGAATGGCCGAGAAACGTGTGGGTCTACCAGAAAGATTTAAGAAAGCTGCGATGGAAGCAGAGTCCTCTTCCTCTAACTTGGTGATGGAACGGGAATGGAAGGAACAAGGAATTCGTTATGGAGAAATGGATGAAATCGGAACTGAAGTAGCAGAAGAGATTGCAGCTGCCTATGCACAGGAACGTCTAAATCGATTAGTCACACTTGCTCATTCTGACCAAAATACGATCACTCAACGAAAGACTTATCAGGTAACAGTGGAAATGTTGAATGACGGAGATTGGACAAACCGTTATGCTCATTTAGAGCAGATGAACCCAACAGAAGCTGATCTACCTGTCCTTGAAAAGGCATTGGAAGATGAAAAAGCATCAATCCGACGATTAGCGACCGTTTATTTAGGGATGATAGAGAGTGAGACTGTACTTCCTTTATTGTTTAAGGCACTAAATGATTCATCTGTCACTGTAAGGAGAACAGCGGGTGACTGTTTATCAGATATAGGAAATAAGAAGGCAATTGGTCCAATGATGGATGCACTTAAGGATAAGAATAAGCTAGTCCGCTGGCGTGCAGCTATGTTCCTTTTTGAAGAGGGAGATGAAACAGCTTTACCAGCATTAAAGGAAGCTCAGGACGACCCAGAATTTGAAGTAAGTATGCAAATTAAAATCGCTATTGAACGGATTGAGGGCGGAGAAGAGGCAAAAGGCTCTGTATGGAAGCAAATGACAGAGAGTAGAAAAGGCTCTTAA
- a CDS encoding ABC-F family ATP-binding cassette domain-containing protein, giving the protein MKMLTVENVSKSYVEKQLFQDISFTITESERIGIIGINGTGKSTLLKIIAGAEVADEGSITSSKDYSITFLSQQPELVDHLTVIQQLFHKDTPTNRVLREYERVITDLEIHPTDEGLLRTLYDLQQQMDTLQAWDANSNAKAILTKLGITNFHQSINELSGGQKKRVALAQCLVEMPDLLILDEPTNHLDAESIEWLEEWLGKYQGSLLFVTHDRYFLDRVSNRIIELDQGKLYSYQGNYTDFLEAKAIRTEEEEKSWHKHRQLFKQELEWMRKGAKARTTKQKARIQRFEQLEQVDGPSQTGKLDVSLSTNRLGKKVIEFINVSKSFDNLLLVKDFSHIIKPNDRIGIIGRNGTGKSTLLNMVAGVFLPDQGEIEIGSTVKIGYYTQENRDMDISKRMLDYVRETSSVIHTKDGSTISASQMLERFLFPPSTHGTPISKLSGGERRRLYLLKILMGEPNVLLLDEPTNDLDTETLTVLEDYLDEYPGVVISVSHDRFYLDKVVNQLLIVEGGGKISTYFGAYSDYLELKKHEEKATNEKEKRIVAQEDKVEKPKKRKLSYQEQKDWDNIEDKIVQLEDQLAEITKSIELAGSDYGKISSLIERETKLKEELDEAMDRWTYLSELVEELNQQ; this is encoded by the coding sequence ATGAAAATGTTAACAGTAGAAAACGTCTCTAAAAGTTATGTGGAAAAACAACTATTTCAAGATATTTCATTTACCATTACGGAGAGTGAAAGAATTGGAATTATTGGCATAAATGGTACTGGAAAATCTACATTATTAAAAATTATTGCAGGTGCTGAAGTAGCAGATGAAGGCTCCATCACTTCCTCAAAGGATTATAGTATTACCTTTTTGTCACAGCAGCCTGAATTAGTGGATCATTTAACCGTGATTCAGCAGCTTTTTCATAAGGACACTCCAACCAATAGAGTTCTTAGAGAATATGAAAGAGTAATTACCGACCTAGAAATTCACCCAACTGATGAGGGGCTTTTACGAACCCTTTATGATCTTCAACAACAGATGGATACCTTACAGGCTTGGGATGCAAATTCTAATGCCAAGGCCATTTTAACAAAACTCGGGATTACTAATTTCCATCAAAGCATAAATGAATTATCTGGTGGACAAAAGAAACGTGTAGCATTAGCACAATGCTTGGTTGAAATGCCAGATTTATTAATTTTAGATGAGCCGACGAACCATCTTGATGCAGAATCAATTGAGTGGTTAGAGGAATGGCTAGGGAAATACCAAGGCTCATTATTATTTGTTACTCATGACCGTTATTTTTTAGATCGTGTTTCAAATCGAATTATCGAACTAGATCAAGGGAAGTTGTATAGCTACCAAGGGAACTATACGGACTTCTTGGAAGCAAAAGCGATTAGAACAGAAGAAGAGGAAAAGTCGTGGCACAAGCATCGTCAGCTTTTTAAGCAGGAGCTCGAGTGGATGAGAAAGGGTGCAAAAGCTCGGACGACAAAACAAAAGGCGAGAATTCAACGGTTTGAACAGCTAGAGCAAGTGGATGGGCCGTCTCAAACTGGGAAGCTCGATGTTAGCTTGTCTACGAATCGACTAGGTAAAAAGGTAATTGAGTTTATTAATGTATCAAAGTCATTTGATAATCTCTTGTTGGTTAAAGACTTTAGCCATATTATTAAGCCGAATGATAGAATTGGCATCATTGGGCGAAACGGTACGGGGAAATCGACCTTATTAAATATGGTCGCAGGTGTATTCTTACCAGATCAAGGTGAAATTGAAATAGGATCAACGGTTAAAATCGGTTACTATACACAAGAAAATAGAGATATGGATATTAGTAAGAGGATGCTTGATTATGTTCGAGAAACATCTTCTGTTATTCATACAAAGGATGGCTCAACGATATCAGCTTCCCAAATGCTGGAGCGGTTCTTATTTCCTCCTTCCACACATGGAACTCCGATTAGTAAGCTTTCTGGAGGAGAAAGAAGAAGACTCTATTTACTGAAGATCCTAATGGGAGAACCCAATGTGTTACTACTAGATGAACCGACGAACGATCTAGATACGGAAACATTAACCGTTCTAGAGGACTATCTGGATGAATATCCTGGGGTAGTTATATCGGTTTCTCATGATCGGTTTTATCTTGATAAAGTAGTAAATCAACTGTTGATTGTTGAAGGTGGAGGCAAGATTTCCACTTATTTTGGAGCCTATAGTGATTACTTAGAGCTAAAAAAACATGAGGAAAAGGCTACGAATGAAAAGGAAAAGAGAATCGTTGCACAGGAGGATAAGGTTGAAAAACCTAAAAAGCGAAAGCTATCCTACCAAGAACAAAAGGATTGGGACAATATAGAAGATAAAATTGTTCAACTAGAGGATCAACTAGCTGAAATCACGAAAAGCATTGAGCTGGCAGGCTCAGATTATGGAAAAATATCAAGTTTGATAGAGAGAGAAACAAAGCTCAAGGAAGAACTTGATGAGGCCATGGATCGCTGGACGTATTTATCAGAGTTGGTTGAGGAATTAAATCAGCAATAA
- a CDS encoding anthrax toxin lethal factor-related metalloendopeptidase — translation MKKTLFIMIIMMLLFIPILVGFEQTEASGGVLLVHDQKALEEIAQLHTTQYVKNIIVLPTGSYEMDEVVSMINRISRIHPSILKKAADQGVKLKLFEGPLTNQPGYTQLKGVKPRGYKQLTWDQIPGAGGSKMALAKIGHSQRGESHGSVNLELHELAHSIEQHVFHSLRFEQEFRDIWHEEARLLFPNQPYFIDYPEEYFAEVFAMFYLNGKTKLEIVKKAPKTYEYMKALELREETDLQLAYTFH, via the coding sequence ATGAAAAAAACACTCTTCATCATGATCATCATGATGTTATTATTTATACCAATACTTGTAGGGTTTGAGCAGACTGAAGCAAGCGGTGGAGTTCTGCTTGTTCATGATCAAAAGGCATTGGAAGAGATAGCTCAGCTACATACAACACAATATGTAAAGAACATCATTGTCCTACCCACTGGAAGTTATGAAATGGATGAGGTAGTTTCGATGATCAACCGAATATCACGCATTCATCCGTCCATTCTTAAGAAGGCTGCTGATCAAGGAGTTAAGCTAAAGCTTTTTGAAGGTCCGTTAACTAACCAACCGGGCTACACTCAATTAAAAGGAGTAAAGCCTAGAGGCTATAAGCAGCTTACATGGGATCAAATCCCAGGAGCGGGCGGTTCAAAAATGGCATTGGCAAAGATCGGACATAGTCAAAGAGGGGAAAGTCACGGATCTGTTAATCTTGAGTTACATGAATTAGCACATTCGATTGAACAACATGTCTTTCATTCGTTGAGATTCGAACAAGAGTTTAGAGATATTTGGCATGAAGAAGCACGCTTACTATTTCCAAACCAACCTTATTTTATTGATTACCCTGAAGAATATTTTGCTGAGGTTTTTGCGATGTTCTACTTAAATGGGAAAACAAAATTAGAGATCGTGAAAAAAGCACCGAAAACTTATGAATATATGAAGGCACTCGAACTGCGAGAGGAAACTGACTTACAGCTTGCTTATACTTTTCATTAA
- a CDS encoding BrxA/BrxB family bacilliredoxin, which translates to MSMAYDEYMKQVVKPMRAELVNAGFQELTTSEEVHEFLEDRTGTTLVVVNSVCGCAAGLARPAATQAVLQSEKKPEHLVTVFAGQDKEATATMREYFEGYEPSSPSMALLKGNQVVHFIPRHEIESFTMEDIMKNLTSAFERHCE; encoded by the coding sequence ATGTCAATGGCTTATGATGAGTATATGAAGCAAGTGGTTAAACCAATGAGAGCGGAACTAGTAAATGCAGGATTTCAAGAATTAACAACAAGTGAAGAAGTGCATGAATTCTTAGAAGACCGAACTGGGACAACGTTAGTTGTTGTAAACTCAGTTTGTGGTTGTGCTGCAGGATTAGCGAGACCAGCAGCTACTCAAGCAGTCCTTCAATCTGAAAAGAAACCAGAACACCTAGTTACTGTGTTTGCTGGTCAAGATAAAGAAGCTACAGCAACGATGAGAGAATACTTTGAAGGGTACGAACCTTCTTCACCTTCAATGGCACTGTTAAAAGGGAATCAGGTTGTGCACTTTATTCCAAGACATGAAATTGAAAGCTTCACAATGGAAGATATTATGAAAAACTTAACAAGTGCATTTGAAAGACACTGCGAATAA
- a CDS encoding PadR family transcriptional regulator, with product MAYNGGPMTEAMYYVLLALMRPNHGYQLMQAITEVSNDRLKMGPGTLYGVLSRMQKDGLISLAEDDGRRKTYKITSEGEQALRIEYNRLKSLINDSKILEEGDENE from the coding sequence ATGGCATATAATGGGGGACCAATGACTGAAGCAATGTATTATGTTCTATTAGCGTTAATGCGTCCTAACCATGGTTATCAGCTTATGCAAGCTATTACAGAAGTATCAAATGACAGATTAAAAATGGGACCAGGAACATTATATGGAGTTCTTTCACGCATGCAAAAAGACGGCCTTATTTCGTTAGCAGAAGATGATGGGAGAAGGAAAACCTATAAAATAACATCAGAAGGTGAACAGGCTCTTCGTATTGAGTATAACCGATTGAAATCCTTGATCAATGACAGCAAGATATTGGAGGAAGGTGATGAGAATGAATAA
- a CDS encoding DUF2812 domain-containing protein yields MRMNKTVHKLRPSDYWRIGEHESWFADMADQGLHLKKMGIHFAKFVKGEPKKMRYRIDVSIKKRVTSEQKQMYVESGWDYVTSYNFFHVFSSPEELNAPELHTDPAEQSYTLKELDKRLVLSASIVVVAMVLLIGMLTALVFLDGTPTLAIIDGGVIQQSILSIFIVYSAYTSLQASISIRALRRQLIEGKPIDHHASWKKHYRLHSTIAFLFTFIVGMSAIVPFVQLTKMDTKTLAETNLDLPIVRLADVEENPTMVRGEPTYMSDNVDWGNRYSYYWSPLAPVHYETDEEGIVPGKMWEDKSGEYTPTIRTEVYQLNIPALADNLIVDLIERYRYEEDSEDYVETEHPDLDLLIVHEDREWKEVFAAKGKAVMYVSYHGYADINSVVENTVEKIKFISE; encoded by the coding sequence ATGAGAATGAATAAAACAGTACACAAACTTCGTCCAAGTGATTATTGGCGTATTGGTGAGCATGAAAGTTGGTTTGCGGACATGGCGGATCAGGGATTGCATCTAAAAAAGATGGGGATCCATTTTGCCAAGTTTGTTAAGGGTGAACCGAAGAAAATGAGGTACAGAATAGATGTATCGATAAAGAAGAGGGTAACATCAGAACAAAAACAAATGTATGTAGAGAGTGGTTGGGATTATGTAACAAGCTATAACTTTTTTCATGTATTCTCATCACCTGAAGAGCTTAATGCACCAGAGCTTCATACAGATCCCGCCGAGCAGTCTTATACTTTAAAGGAACTTGATAAGAGATTAGTTCTAAGCGCTAGTATAGTAGTTGTTGCAATGGTCTTACTTATAGGTATGTTAACTGCTCTTGTGTTTCTTGATGGAACTCCAACCCTTGCAATCATTGATGGTGGTGTAATTCAACAATCAATTTTATCTATCTTCATAGTTTATTCAGCATATACTTCACTACAGGCATCCATATCTATTCGTGCTTTACGAAGACAACTTATCGAAGGTAAACCGATAGATCATCACGCTTCGTGGAAGAAGCATTATCGGCTACACTCAACAATCGCTTTTCTATTTACGTTCATCGTTGGAATGAGTGCTATCGTTCCATTCGTTCAACTGACGAAGATGGATACAAAAACATTAGCAGAAACAAATCTTGACTTACCGATTGTTAGGTTAGCTGATGTTGAAGAGAATCCGACAATGGTCCGAGGGGAACCAACCTATATGAGTGACAATGTAGATTGGGGCAATCGGTATTCGTATTATTGGAGTCCATTGGCACCCGTGCACTATGAAACAGATGAAGAGGGAATTGTCCCAGGGAAGATGTGGGAGGACAAAAGCGGTGAATATACACCAACTATTAGAACAGAGGTGTATCAGCTAAATATACCTGCTTTAGCTGATAATTTGATAGTAGATTTGATAGAAAGATATAGATATGAAGAGGATAGCGAAGATTATGTTGAGACAGAACATCCGGATTTGGATCTTTTGATTGTTCATGAAGATAGGGAATGGAAAGAAGTGTTTGCCGCCAAAGGAAAGGCAGTCATGTATGTAAGTTATCATGGCTATGCTGATATAAATTCCGTTGTAGAAAACACAGTAGAGAAGATTAAATTTATTTCGGAATAA
- a CDS encoding YpjP family protein yields the protein MPTWIRKSFVVIFTILTFGLVTPPQIIIAEEKSNESTKTDHYEETTHFENESIDPYIHDDSVTSSSFLEYATLQAEQQSVMKFGPVIEETIGDEFRTVILPKIEEVIFTLSTRLEAEQLQNLVISKRPTGGMSEKIFHIYDGQQGHDLIRFHVRRDHPPLEGYYFDFHYHTFEDSFQTHHELGKIYWDKNTPPNWHS from the coding sequence TTGCCAACATGGATTAGAAAATCGTTTGTTGTAATCTTCACCATCCTTACTTTCGGTCTAGTTACACCACCGCAAATAATTATTGCAGAAGAAAAATCCAATGAGTCTACTAAGACAGATCATTACGAAGAAACCACACATTTTGAGAACGAATCAATAGATCCTTACATACATGATGATTCTGTAACATCATCTTCCTTCCTAGAATATGCGACACTTCAGGCTGAGCAGCAATCGGTGATGAAGTTTGGTCCTGTTATCGAAGAAACGATTGGTGATGAATTTAGAACCGTTATTTTACCAAAAATAGAAGAAGTAATTTTTACTCTTTCTACAAGACTTGAAGCAGAGCAATTACAAAATTTAGTGATCTCTAAGCGCCCTACTGGTGGTATGAGTGAAAAAATCTTTCATATTTATGATGGACAACAAGGACATGATCTTATTCGCTTTCATGTAAGAAGAGATCATCCACCATTAGAAGGATATTATTTTGACTTCCATTATCATACATTTGAAGACTCCTTCCAAACCCACCATGAACTTGGTAAGATTTATTGGGATAAAAATACACCGCCAAACTGGCACTCCTGA
- a CDS encoding HD domain-containing protein, whose translation MNEVIKHTQEFVKNILENDPSGHDWWHIVRVYNTAIELAKQENADLFIVEMSALLHDIADEKLNESEEIGLRRVADWLDTCEVEQEKKKHILYIIQNMSFKGGNSEPLTSIEGLVVQDADRIDALGAIGIARTFAYAGVKGDILYDPDLPVRENMTKEEYRNGKSTPINHFYEKLLKLKDLMNTESGKRLATERHKYMEQFLSQFMKEWNGHA comes from the coding sequence ATGAACGAAGTTATAAAACATACACAAGAGTTTGTAAAGAATATATTGGAAAACGATCCAAGTGGTCATGATTGGTGGCATATTGTCCGTGTGTATAATACGGCGATAGAGTTGGCCAAACAGGAGAACGCCGACTTATTTATTGTGGAGATGTCTGCCCTTTTGCATGATATTGCTGACGAAAAGCTAAATGAATCAGAAGAAATAGGTTTACGTCGAGTAGCAGATTGGTTAGATACCTGCGAAGTAGAGCAAGAGAAGAAAAAGCATATCTTGTATATCATTCAAAACATGTCATTTAAGGGTGGGAATTCAGAACCTCTTACTTCTATTGAAGGATTAGTTGTCCAGGATGCAGATCGTATAGATGCACTTGGTGCAATTGGAATTGCAAGAACGTTTGCATATGCAGGGGTGAAAGGTGATATTTTATATGATCCTGACCTTCCAGTTAGGGAGAATATGACCAAAGAGGAATATCGGAACGGAAAGTCTACACCCATTAATCATTTTTATGAAAAGCTCTTGAAGCTAAAGGACTTAATGAATACAGAAAGTGGGAAAAGGCTAGCAACGGAAAGACACAAATATATGGAACAATTTTTAAGTCAGTTTATGAAGGAATGGAATGGACACGCATGA